In Euphorbia lathyris chromosome 9, ddEupLath1.1, whole genome shotgun sequence, the following are encoded in one genomic region:
- the LOC136206307 gene encoding uncharacterized protein, producing the protein MSFSLLSPPISSPTSHPPFPPIFSLSHFSSLYAFSPSTSSLSSHHRTRPIFLSMDKRPNAHFRVSSRSRFLPNVKAEDDDYDSAIEEEDDEDEIDSLTSSVPERWDVLGLGQAMVDFSGMVDDEFLERLGLEKGTRKLVNHEERGRVLQAMDGCSYKAAAGGSLSNSLVALARLGYKSDGGPAINVAMAGSVGSDPLGGFYRSKLRRANVNFLSAPVKDGTTGTVIVLTTPDAQRTMLAYQGTSSTVNYDPCLASLVSKTNILVVEGYLFELPDTIRTITRACEEARRCGSLVAITASDVSCIERHYDDFWEIVENYADVVFANSDEARALCDFSPKENTISAARYLSHFVPLVSVTDGPRGSYIGVKGEAVYIPPSPCVPVDTCGAGDAYASGILYGILRGASDLKGMGTLAARIAATVVGQRGTRLGVEDAVKLAESFAFNLETSSISSDVGSDHISSL; encoded by the exons ATgtccttctctctcctctctcctcCTATTTCCTCTCCTACCTCTCATCCTCCCTTCCCTCCTATTTTCTCTCTTTCCCATTTTTCTTCCCTATATGCCTTCTCTCCTTCCACATCCTCTCTCTCTTCCCACCACCGAACACGCCCAATTTTTCTTTCTATGGACAAAAGACCTAATGCCCATTTCAGGGTATCTTCTCGTTCTCGCTTTCTACCCAATGTGAAAGCTGAGGATGATGATTATGATAGTGctattgaagaagaagatgatgaggatgaaatTGATTCTTTAACTTCCTCTGTCCCTGAAAGATGGGACGTTTTGGGTCTTGGTCAAGCTATg GTAGACTTCTCTGGCATGGTTGATGATGAATTTTTGGAGAGACTTGGATTAGAGAAGGGAACGAGGAAACTTGTGAATCATGAAGAGAGGGGTAGAGTTCTGCAAGCAATGGATGGTTGCAGCTACAAGGCAGCTGCAGGGGGATCTCTTTCTAACAGCCTAGTGGCCTTGGCAAGGCTTGGATACAAGTCCGATGGAGGCCCTGCTATTAATGTAGCCATGGCTGGCAGTGTAGGGAGTGATCCATTAGGTGGCTTCTACAG ATCAAAATTAAGACGGGCAAATGTGAATTTTCTCTCTGCACCTGTCAAAGATGGGACAACTGGAACAGTGATTGTACTCACCACTCCAGATGCTCAGCGAACTATGCTTGCATATCAG GGGACATCTTCGACTGTTAACTATGATCCATGCTTGGCGAGTCTAGTTTCCAAGACGAACATATTAGTAGTTGAAGGTTATTTGTTTGAGCTCCCTGATACTATTAGAACAATCACAAGAGCATGCGAAGAAGCACGCAGATGTGGTTCATTGGTTGCAATCACCGCATCAGATGTTTCCTGCATTGAGAGACACTACGATGATTTCTG GGAAATTGTAGAAAACTATGCAGATGTTGTGTTTGCAAACAGCGATGAAGCGAGAGCTCTATGTGATTTTTCCCCAAAGGAAAACACGATTTCAGCTGCAAGGTATCTTAGTCACTTTGTACCATTAGTATCTGTTACAGATGGACCAAGAGGGTCATACATTGGTGTAAAAGGAGAAGCTGTATATATTCCTCCTTCGCCATGTGTGCCAGTTGACACGTGCGGTGCAGGAGATGCATATGCTTCTGGTATTTTGTATGGAATTTTACGTGGTGCATCAGATTTGAAAGGAATGGGAACCCTAGCAGCAAGGATTGCAGCGACAGTTGTGGGGCAACGGGGTACTAGACTTGGGGTTGAGGATGCAGTTAAATTAGCAGAATCATTTGCATTTAATCTTGAAACATCCAGCATTAGTTCAGATGTAGGGTCTGATCATATTTCGAGCTTGTAG